One Streptomyces sp. NBC_01237 genomic region harbors:
- a CDS encoding YceI family protein, protein MTTTPLASLSGNYILDPAHTQIGFVARHAMVTKVRGSFDEFEGAGHFDGADPANSSVSVTIKTASIDTRNAQRDEHLRTNDFLDAPNFPDITFVSTGVEQLDDSHYRLTGDLTIKDVTRPIGIDFEYQGSATDPFGNLRVGFEGSVPISRKDYGITWNAPLEGGGVLVGDKVVLEFDVSAIRQP, encoded by the coding sequence ATGACCACCACCCCCCTCGCCTCCCTGTCAGGGAACTACATCCTCGACCCCGCCCACACCCAGATCGGGTTCGTGGCCAGGCACGCCATGGTCACCAAAGTCCGGGGCTCGTTCGACGAGTTCGAGGGCGCCGGCCACTTCGACGGCGCCGACCCCGCCAACTCCTCCGTGTCCGTCACCATCAAGACCGCGAGCATCGACACCCGCAACGCGCAGCGCGACGAGCATCTGCGCACCAACGACTTCCTGGACGCACCGAACTTCCCGGACATCACCTTCGTGTCCACGGGCGTCGAGCAGCTCGACGACAGCCACTACCGGCTGACCGGGGACCTCACCATCAAGGACGTCACCCGGCCGATCGGCATCGACTTCGAGTACCAGGGCAGCGCCACGGACCCGTTCGGCAATCTGCGTGTCGGGTTCGAAGGCTCGGTACCGATCAGCCGCAAGGACTACGGCATCACCTGGAACGCCCCGTTGGAGGGCGGCGGTGTCCTGGTCGGCGACAAGGTCGTGCTGGAGTTCGATGTGTCCGCGATCCGGCAGCCCTGA
- a CDS encoding ABC transporter permease has translation MDTFIGSFTFMHERLPLMLEKTGQHVWMCAVVIAVSLVVAVPAGLWLGHLHRGEFLTTSISNIGRALPNLAVIAIGLGIFGLNFTNIAVALLITAVPPILSQAYLAVDQVDPDTVRAARGMGLTPVQVLIKVELPLALPLLFAGIRIAVVYVISAATLATVAGGGGLGDIVLGQANYGLEGVIAAALWVAALALLADGLIGLVQRLLVPKGLRGSRA, from the coding sequence ATGGACACCTTCATCGGCTCGTTCACCTTCATGCACGAGCGGCTGCCGCTGATGCTGGAGAAGACCGGTCAGCACGTGTGGATGTGCGCGGTGGTCATCGCCGTCTCGCTCGTCGTCGCCGTACCGGCCGGACTCTGGCTCGGGCATCTGCACCGCGGTGAGTTCCTCACCACCAGCATCTCCAACATCGGGCGCGCCCTGCCCAACCTCGCCGTCATTGCGATCGGGCTGGGCATCTTCGGCCTCAACTTCACGAACATCGCCGTGGCGCTCCTGATCACGGCCGTCCCGCCGATCCTCAGCCAGGCGTACCTGGCCGTGGACCAGGTCGACCCGGACACGGTCCGCGCGGCGCGCGGGATGGGCCTCACCCCGGTACAGGTGCTCATCAAGGTGGAGCTGCCGCTCGCGCTTCCGCTGCTCTTCGCGGGTATCCGTATCGCGGTGGTGTACGTCATCTCCGCCGCGACGCTGGCCACCGTGGCCGGCGGCGGCGGGCTCGGTGACATCGTTCTCGGCCAGGCCAACTACGGGCTGGAGGGGGTGATCGCCGCCGCGCTCTGGGTGGCGGCGCTGGCCCTCCTGGCCGACGGCCTGATCGGACTGGTCCAGCGCCTGCTGGTGCCCAAGGGGCTCCGCGGCTCACGGGCCTGA
- a CDS encoding ABC transporter permease produces MMGGPVIPDYGDPSTCVANDATFCADWFADHWSSLFWPALVQHIELTLIAVVTGFVISFLMAVLAHFQGWFAAPASAVSSFLYTVPPLALFQLLVPVSGFSVLTVEIALIAYSLYLLFTTLLTGLREVPEDAVRAARGMGLTRRQILFKVELPLSLPALVSGLRVTTVMTVGTVAIAAYVIDAGLGSLILKALQSPFNTQFVGAGALAVVLALTADGLLVLAGRLLTPWARSRRA; encoded by the coding sequence ATGATGGGCGGCCCCGTCATCCCCGACTACGGGGACCCCAGTACCTGCGTGGCCAACGACGCCACGTTCTGCGCGGACTGGTTCGCCGACCACTGGTCCAGCCTCTTCTGGCCCGCGCTCGTCCAGCACATCGAGCTCACCCTGATCGCCGTGGTGACCGGCTTCGTCATCTCCTTCCTGATGGCCGTACTCGCCCACTTCCAGGGCTGGTTCGCGGCACCCGCCTCCGCCGTGTCGTCCTTCCTCTACACGGTTCCGCCGCTGGCGCTCTTCCAACTCCTCGTACCGGTCAGCGGATTCTCCGTCCTCACGGTGGAGATCGCGCTCATCGCGTACAGCCTCTACCTGCTCTTCACCACACTCCTCACCGGGCTGCGCGAGGTGCCGGAGGACGCCGTGCGGGCGGCTCGCGGCATGGGGCTGACCAGACGGCAGATCCTCTTCAAGGTCGAACTGCCCCTGTCCCTCCCGGCGCTCGTCTCCGGGCTGCGCGTGACGACCGTGATGACCGTCGGGACCGTCGCCATCGCCGCGTACGTCATCGACGCCGGTCTCGGGTCGCTGATCCTCAAGGCGCTCCAGTCGCCCTTCAACACCCAGTTCGTCGGCGCGGGCGCGCTCGCCGTCGTCCTGGCGCTGACCGCCGACGGCCTGCTGGTACTCGCCGGACGACTGCTCACCCCCTGGGCCCGAAGCAGGAGGGCATAG
- a CDS encoding ABC transporter ATP-binding protein: protein MSQENQRIPAGAQEIVFDHVVKTYPGSTSPAVDDLSLTVPAGEICVLLGPSGSGKTTALMMVNRLAEPTGGDIRIGDRSIRDLDPIQLRRSIGYVIQQSGLFPHLTIAANIATVPKVLGWDRKRVTDRVAELLDLVGLPVAEYGSRYPAQLSGGQRQRVGIARALAADPPVMLMDEPFGALDPITREHVQDEFLALHERIRKTVIFVSHDIDEAVKMGDRVAIFREGGRLAQYDTPQKLLKEPCDDFVARFVGADRGLRRLSLIRLADLELTPGTTTPAAGTELPGLAADATLRSALSLMVAEGTDAVRVTGDDGTVLGTASLDAIRKAGAA, encoded by the coding sequence ATGAGCCAGGAAAACCAGAGAATTCCCGCCGGCGCGCAGGAGATCGTCTTCGACCATGTCGTCAAGACCTACCCCGGCAGCACCTCGCCCGCCGTCGACGACCTGTCGCTGACCGTCCCCGCAGGTGAGATCTGTGTGCTGCTCGGTCCGTCCGGCAGTGGCAAGACCACCGCACTGATGATGGTGAACCGGCTGGCCGAGCCGACCGGTGGCGACATCCGCATCGGCGACCGGTCCATCCGCGACCTCGATCCGATCCAGCTGCGCCGCTCCATCGGCTACGTCATCCAGCAGAGCGGCCTCTTTCCCCACCTGACGATCGCGGCCAACATCGCCACCGTCCCGAAGGTCCTCGGCTGGGACCGGAAGCGGGTGACGGACCGGGTGGCCGAACTGCTCGACCTCGTCGGGCTGCCGGTCGCGGAGTACGGGTCGCGCTACCCCGCCCAGCTCTCCGGCGGCCAGCGGCAGCGCGTCGGCATCGCCCGAGCGCTGGCGGCCGACCCACCGGTGATGCTGATGGACGAGCCGTTCGGCGCGCTCGACCCCATCACACGGGAGCATGTGCAGGACGAGTTCCTGGCACTGCACGAACGCATCCGCAAGACCGTGATCTTCGTGAGCCACGACATCGACGAGGCCGTGAAGATGGGCGACCGCGTCGCGATCTTCCGCGAGGGCGGCAGACTCGCCCAGTACGACACCCCGCAGAAGCTGCTGAAGGAGCCGTGCGACGACTTCGTGGCCCGCTTCGTCGGCGCCGACCGGGGCCTGCGGCGGCTCTCCCTGATCCGCCTCGCGGACCTGGAACTGACCCCCGGGACCACCACGCCCGCGGCCGGGACCGAGCTGCCCGGCCTCGCCGCCGACGCCACGCTCCGCTCCGCGCTCTCCCTCATGGTGGCCGAGGGCACCGACGCCGTCCGGGTCACCGGTGACGACGGCACGGTCCTCGGCACCGCCTCGCTGGACGCGATACGGAAGGCGGGCGCGGCATGA
- a CDS encoding ABC transporter substrate-binding protein: MRGIRRVSAVLSTLVGRVRGTDSAPTRRSRLRRPARGAAAGLLAFASLVALSGCGSAVATVGKPTVVIGAKQFTEQWIIGELYRQALTEAGYDVELKSNIGSTTIIDGALTSGQIDVYPEYTGVILQVLAKSDSMPPTAAATFREAKTYQETRGLTMLDPTPFQNRNAVAVKPAFAKEHGLRTIGDLAKADHVVFAEYPDNMEGALGYHDMVKAHGLTNTEVKSLNIGLQYPALDNGQVDAADVFTTDPQLARGDYTILEDVKGYYGYQNVAPVIRQGVQEEQGPGFAETLNRVDALLTDEAVREMNRGVDTVRLAPSEVAAEFLRVNDLI; encoded by the coding sequence GTGAGAGGCATCCGCCGCGTGTCGGCGGTCCTGTCCACCCTGGTCGGCAGAGTACGCGGAACGGATTCGGCCCCCACCCGGCGCTCCCGGCTCCGCCGTCCGGCAAGGGGAGCGGCGGCCGGGCTGCTGGCCTTCGCCTCCCTCGTCGCGCTCTCGGGCTGCGGCAGCGCCGTTGCCACGGTCGGCAAGCCCACCGTGGTCATCGGGGCCAAGCAGTTCACCGAGCAGTGGATCATCGGCGAGCTGTACAGACAGGCGCTGACCGAGGCCGGTTACGACGTCGAGCTGAAGTCGAACATCGGCAGCACCACGATCATCGACGGCGCGCTCACCTCCGGTCAGATAGACGTCTACCCCGAGTACACCGGGGTGATCCTCCAGGTGCTGGCCAAGAGCGATTCGATGCCCCCGACCGCCGCGGCGACCTTCCGCGAGGCGAAGACGTATCAGGAGACCCGCGGGCTGACGATGCTCGACCCGACCCCGTTCCAGAACCGCAACGCGGTCGCGGTCAAGCCCGCGTTCGCGAAGGAGCACGGGCTGAGGACCATCGGCGACCTGGCCAAGGCGGACCATGTCGTCTTCGCCGAGTACCCGGACAACATGGAAGGCGCACTCGGCTACCACGACATGGTGAAGGCGCACGGACTCACCAACACCGAGGTGAAGTCCCTGAACATCGGCCTCCAGTACCCCGCGCTGGACAACGGTCAGGTCGACGCCGCCGACGTCTTCACCACGGATCCGCAGCTCGCCCGCGGCGACTACACGATTCTGGAGGACGTGAAGGGCTACTACGGCTACCAGAACGTGGCCCCCGTCATCCGCCAGGGCGTACAGGAGGAGCAGGGCCCGGGGTTCGCCGAGACGCTCAACCGGGTGGACGCGCTGCTCACCGACGAAGCGGTACGTGAGATGAACCGGGGCGTCGACACCGTACGGCTCGCTCCGTCCGAGGTCGCGGCGGAGTTCCTGCGGGTCAACGACCTCATCTGA
- a CDS encoding CocE/NonD family hydrolase, translated as MSTTSTSQTTARHPVRVLRHVWIPLKDGNRLAARVWLPADTEGPVPAVLEYIPYRKNDGTAPRDVTLHAQFAAAGYAAVRVDCRGSGDSSGIMLDEYHATELADALEVLDWIEGQDWSDGQVAIIGKSWGGFNGLQIAALQPPQLRCIVTVCSTDDRYADDVHYAGGSLLASEMLPWAATMLAYNARPADPAVLGDSWRQEWLDRLDRTVPYAEEWLSHQRRDAYWQHGSVCEDYSAIKVPVYAVGGWLDPYRGAVLRLMENLEVPFKAMLGPWAHTYPHQAEPGPAMDFQSECVRWFDRWTGGVDDGIMDEPALRAWIPDPAPVGSDLTGRPGRWVGEPSWPAPGVEARELPLSTLGGAPGAAVLRSPLTIGAGGGDFLKFGDVPGQYGDQAADDGRSHTFTGPALTERLEILGTPGITLRVTSDRPQAQLAVRLCEVAPDGSSKLVTAGFLNLTHRDGHADPKPLEPGRAYEVSVPLFAIGHAFAAGNRVRVSVSASLWPWLWPSPEVVALELDTAHGALTLPVRAPRPDEEAALRPYGPPRAVPPHSIETAPIPGDRKVSHDAETGEQVIVTTPADGTMTDHTDGLTRSGKDLNRFRLVEGDPLSATVESEREEFISRGDWATRVRTRSRMTADANDFCVVNQLSAFEGTGAAEREIFTRTWSFTVPRDQV; from the coding sequence ATGAGCACCACCAGTACCTCGCAAACCACCGCACGTCACCCCGTACGCGTCCTGCGCCACGTATGGATTCCTCTCAAGGACGGCAACAGGCTCGCCGCCCGGGTGTGGCTGCCCGCCGACACCGAGGGGCCGGTTCCAGCCGTTCTGGAGTACATCCCGTACCGCAAGAACGACGGCACCGCGCCCCGTGACGTGACCCTGCACGCTCAGTTCGCCGCCGCCGGATACGCGGCCGTGCGCGTCGACTGCCGGGGCAGCGGCGACTCCAGCGGCATCATGCTCGACGAGTACCACGCCACCGAACTCGCCGACGCCCTCGAAGTCCTCGACTGGATCGAGGGCCAGGACTGGTCCGACGGCCAGGTGGCGATCATCGGCAAGTCCTGGGGCGGATTCAACGGCCTCCAGATCGCGGCGCTCCAGCCGCCGCAACTGCGCTGCATCGTCACCGTCTGCTCCACGGACGACCGGTACGCCGACGACGTGCACTACGCGGGCGGTTCCCTGCTCGCCTCCGAGATGCTGCCCTGGGCCGCGACCATGCTCGCCTACAACGCCCGCCCCGCGGACCCCGCCGTGCTCGGCGACTCCTGGCGTCAGGAATGGCTGGACCGGCTGGACCGCACGGTCCCCTACGCCGAGGAGTGGCTGAGCCACCAGCGCCGGGACGCCTACTGGCAGCACGGATCGGTCTGCGAGGACTACTCCGCGATCAAGGTGCCCGTCTACGCGGTCGGCGGCTGGCTCGACCCCTACCGGGGCGCCGTCCTGCGGCTCATGGAGAACCTGGAGGTGCCTTTCAAGGCCATGCTCGGGCCCTGGGCGCACACCTACCCCCACCAGGCCGAACCCGGCCCGGCGATGGACTTCCAGAGCGAGTGCGTACGCTGGTTCGACCGCTGGACGGGCGGTGTCGACGACGGCATCATGGACGAGCCGGCGCTGCGCGCCTGGATCCCCGACCCCGCCCCGGTCGGCTCCGACCTCACCGGGCGTCCCGGCCGCTGGGTCGGCGAGCCCTCCTGGCCCGCACCCGGTGTCGAGGCGCGCGAGCTGCCGCTGAGCACGCTCGGCGGAGCCCCGGGCGCCGCGGTACTCCGCTCGCCGCTGACCATCGGCGCCGGTGGCGGCGACTTCCTCAAGTTCGGTGACGTACCCGGCCAGTACGGGGACCAGGCCGCCGACGACGGCCGGTCGCACACCTTCACCGGTCCCGCCCTGACCGAGCGGCTGGAGATCCTCGGCACCCCCGGGATCACCCTCCGGGTCACCAGCGACCGGCCGCAGGCGCAGCTCGCGGTGCGGCTGTGCGAGGTCGCCCCGGACGGCAGCTCGAAGCTGGTCACGGCGGGATTCCTCAACCTCACCCACCGCGACGGACACGCCGACCCGAAGCCCCTGGAGCCGGGCCGCGCCTACGAGGTGTCGGTGCCCCTGTTCGCCATCGGGCACGCCTTCGCCGCCGGAAACCGCGTCCGGGTCTCCGTCTCCGCCTCCCTGTGGCCCTGGCTCTGGCCCTCGCCCGAGGTGGTCGCCCTGGAACTGGACACCGCCCACGGCGCCCTGACGCTGCCGGTACGCGCGCCCCGCCCCGACGAGGAGGCGGCGCTGCGCCCGTACGGTCCGCCGCGGGCGGTTCCCCCGCACAGCATCGAGACGGCGCCCATCCCCGGCGACCGGAAGGTCAGTCACGACGCCGAGACCGGGGAACAGGTCATCGTGACCACCCCGGCGGACGGCACCATGACGGACCACACCGACGGTCTCACCCGTTCCGGCAAGGATCTCAACCGCTTCCGGCTGGTCGAGGGCGATCCGCTGTCCGCGACGGTGGAGAGCGAGCGTGAGGAGTTCATCAGCCGGGGCGACTGGGCGACGCGCGTGCGCACCCGGTCCCGTATGACCGCCGACGCCAACGACTTCTGTGTGGTCAATCAGCTGTCCGCGTTCGAGGGCACCGGAGCGGCGGAGCGCGAGATCTTCACCCGCACCTGGTCCTTCACCGTCCCCCGGGACCAGGTGTGA
- a CDS encoding MDR family MFS transporter codes for MSGKTAPPDGNVAPADDRMDRQLLRVAFILVLGTFMATLDATIVSVGIDSLTQEFGASVAEIQWVTTAYLLAVVAAVPASGWLAGRFGGRRTWLVAVGVFLLGSILCASAWSVTSLIVFRVIQGLGGGLLPATGQALLARVAGPGRTGRVISVVAVVPLLSPVFGPLVGGSILEVAPWPWLFLVNLPIGVVAALLARRHVPVVPPSTRRTAFDLRGALLLSPGLAVLVFGLTEVAHGRTLPATAGVVAGLAMLTGFTVHGLRTRRTPLVDPRLFARPPFGAAAVALLVLGASVFGTMFLLPLYFQTGRGMSAWEAGLLLAPQGLGAAAGSVLVNRTINKVAPRTLVVTGIVLILAGTVPFTQLGHEVPDAVIVSALAVRGVGMAMVGAPVMNIVYSRIEPEQLPRAAGALNLLNTVGGSVGTAALAVVLQNRLSARGPDVAAAFGDTFWWVLGFCLIAAAGATRLPRTRTGKP; via the coding sequence ATGAGCGGGAAGACCGCGCCGCCGGACGGGAACGTCGCGCCGGCGGACGACCGCATGGACAGGCAGTTGCTGCGGGTCGCGTTCATCCTGGTGCTCGGCACCTTCATGGCCACGCTGGACGCCACGATCGTCAGCGTCGGCATCGACAGCCTGACCCAGGAGTTCGGCGCCTCCGTCGCCGAGATCCAATGGGTCACCACCGCCTACCTGCTGGCCGTCGTGGCCGCCGTACCCGCGTCCGGCTGGCTGGCCGGCCGGTTCGGCGGCCGACGGACGTGGCTCGTCGCCGTGGGGGTGTTCCTGCTCGGCTCGATTCTCTGCGCCTCGGCCTGGTCGGTGACCAGCCTGATCGTGTTCCGGGTGATCCAGGGCCTCGGCGGCGGGCTGCTGCCCGCGACCGGGCAGGCGCTGCTGGCCCGCGTCGCGGGCCCCGGCCGCACCGGGCGGGTGATCAGCGTCGTCGCCGTCGTCCCGCTGCTGTCACCGGTGTTCGGCCCGCTGGTCGGCGGCTCCATACTCGAAGTGGCGCCCTGGCCGTGGCTGTTCCTGGTCAACCTGCCGATCGGAGTGGTCGCGGCCCTGCTCGCCCGCCGCCATGTGCCCGTGGTGCCGCCGTCGACGCGGCGTACGGCGTTCGATCTGCGGGGGGCGCTGCTGCTCTCGCCCGGCCTGGCCGTGCTGGTGTTCGGGCTGACCGAGGTCGCCCACGGCCGCACCCTCCCGGCCACGGCCGGCGTGGTGGCGGGGCTGGCGATGCTGACCGGCTTCACCGTGCACGGGCTGCGGACCCGCCGCACCCCGCTGGTCGACCCCCGGCTGTTCGCCCGGCCGCCCTTCGGCGCCGCCGCCGTCGCGCTGCTCGTCCTGGGCGCGTCGGTGTTCGGCACGATGTTCCTGCTGCCGCTGTACTTCCAGACCGGCCGCGGAATGTCGGCGTGGGAGGCCGGGCTGCTGCTCGCCCCCCAGGGGCTGGGCGCGGCGGCCGGGTCCGTGCTGGTCAACCGCACCATCAACAAGGTCGCGCCGCGGACCCTGGTGGTCACCGGCATCGTGCTGATCCTGGCGGGCACGGTTCCGTTCACCCAGCTCGGCCATGAAGTCCCGGACGCCGTGATCGTCTCGGCGCTCGCGGTCCGCGGCGTCGGGATGGCCATGGTCGGCGCGCCCGTGATGAACATCGTCTACAGCCGCATCGAGCCCGAACAGCTTCCGCGCGCGGCCGGAGCGCTCAACCTGCTCAACACCGTGGGCGGTTCGGTCGGCACCGCTGCCCTGGCCGTGGTCCTGCAGAACCGGCTGTCGGCCCGCGGCCCGGACGTCGCCGCGGCGTTCGGTGACACCTTCTGGTGGGTGCTCGGCTTCTGCCTGATCGCCGCCGCCGGAGCCACGAGGCTGCCCCGGACCCGGACCGGGAAGCCGTGA